The genomic DNA ATACTCGGCTTCGAGCTCCGCTTCAAGCTTTTCCAGTCGATTTTGATCATCGGCCATGGCTTCGCCACTGTTTTTGAAATAGTCCGGCGCGGACATTTTCGATTGCAGTTCTTCGAGTGCCGATTCGAGTTTTTCGATGAGAGCGGGCATGGCCGCGAGCTGGTCGCGCTTCTTTTCCAGCTCGTACTTTTCCTTGTAGCTGAGTTTCTTCTTTTTGGGCTGTGCGGGTTTTTCCGCCGCAGGTTTCGGCTTGCACGCCTTGGCAGACTGTGTCTGTTTTTCAGGTCGCTGCCTGAGCCAGTCATCATAGCCGCCCACGTATTCGGCGACATGACCGTTCCCCTCAAAGGCGATGGTCGAGGTGACGACGTTGTTGAGGAAAGCGCGGTCATGGCTGACCAGCAGCAGGGTGCCGGGGTAGTCCATGAGCAACTCTTCCAGAAGGTCGAGCGTCTCGACGTCAAGGTCGTTGGTGGGTTCGTCCATCACCAGAACATTGGACGGGTGCGTGAACAGGCGGGCGAGCAGCAATCGGTTGCGTTCGCCGCCGGAAAGAACGGAAACAGGCACCTTGGCGCGGTCTGGCGTGAACAGGAAGTTCTTGAGATGGCTCATGACGTGACGGCGGTGCCCGTTGATGTCCACGAAATCGTTGCCGTCGGCCACGTTGTGCCGAGCGGATTTGTTTTCGTCGAGCTGCTCGCGCATCTGGTCGAAATAGGACACTTGAAGGTTGACGCCGTGCCGGATGGAACCGGAGTTCGGTTCAAGTTCCCTGAGCAGGATTTTCAGAAATGTGGTTTTGCCAGCGCCGTTTGGGCCGATCAGGCCCACTTTGTCGCCGCGCATGATGGCGGTGGAAAAATCGCTGATGAGCGGCCTGTCCGGGGTGTCGTCAAAGGCGAAGCAGATGTTTTTGGCCTCGGCCACGAGCTTGCCGGTGCGGTCGGCTTCCTGAATGACCATTTTGACTGATCCGGTGCGTTCGCGGCGGGCCTTGTGTTCCTCGCGCATTTTTCGCAGGTCGCGGACGCGGCCCATGTTTCGGGTGCGGCGGGCCTTGATGCCGCGGCGAATCCATGCTTCTTCTTCGGCCAGCTTCTTGTCGAAATTGTGGTTCTGCTTGGCTTCGGCTTCAAGGTCTGCGTCTTTGCGTTTCAGATAGGTCGCATAGTCGCAGTCCCAGCTGTACAAATGACCCCGGTCCAGTTCCACGATGCGCGTGGCAAGGCGTTTGAGAAAGGCGCGGTCATGGGTGACGAACAAAAGGGCGGCACTTTGGCGCACCAGAAAATCTTCGAGCCAGTTGATGGATTCGATGTCCAGATGGTTGGTCGGTTCGTCCAGAATGAGCAGGTCCGGGCCGGATACCAGTGCGCGGGCGAGCAGGGCACGGCGTTTCGTCCCGCCCGAAAGTGAGTCGAACGGTTCGTCGCCATTGAGTTTGAGGTGCGAGAGCACGGTCTCGATGGTCTGGTGATGCGGCCAGCCGCCTGCGTCCTCAAGCGCATGCTGTGCGCGTTCCAGCGTCGCGACCAAGGCTTCGTGATCTTCTGTCGATGTCGCGTCGGATGCTTCGGCCAGTGCGCGGGAAGCCGTGTGATAGGCGGAAAGGTGTTTGCCGGTTTCGCCCAGTCCCTGCGCTGCCACGTCGTACACGTATCCGCCGAGGTCCTGCGGAACTTCCTGCGGCAGCATGGCGACGCGTGCTCCCTTGGCGTAGTCGACGCTGCCGGAGTCGGGCGCGGTGATACCCTCGATAATGGAGAGCAGGGTGGACTTGCCTTCGCCGTTGCGGCCGAGCAGACACACGCGTTCGCCCGGTTCGATCTGCATGGACACCTTGTCCAGAAGTATCGTTCCGGTAAAATTGATGGAAATATCCTGCAAATTGACAACAGCCATACTCGGTCCTTTTTTCCCTCGCCGGGGGGCGTCTCCGACGGCCTAAGAACCCTTCGAGAAGGGTTCTTAGGAATTTCCTAAGCTTTTTGGTGCGCTTCGCGGGTGTGTGCGAATGCGGTAATTGTATGCTCTTTTTATTAAAATAACTTTGCGCCGACAGGCGCAGATGGGATTCTTAAGGCCTTCGGCCTTAAGCCGCCGGAGGCGAAATCATCCGACAATCGCGCCGCAGGCGCATCAAGCCCTGTTCTATTTGCAGGCGTCCTGAAATACCTTGTGCCGTTCGGCATAGGGCGGAAAACCGAAGAATGCGGAACCGGAGACAAGGACATCCACGCCCGCGTCGGTCAGTTCTTTTGCGTTTTCTGCGGTGACGCCGCCGTCGATCTGAATGAGCGTGTCGGCTCCGGCATCGGTGATCATGCCTTTGAGTTCGCGTACCTTATCGAGGCAGAACGGGATGAATTTCTGTCCGCCGAAACCCGGATTCACGGACATGATGAGGACCATGTAGAGCTGCGGAATGAGATACTTGATCGTTTCCAGCGGGGTGTGCGGATTGAGCGCCACAGCGGGCTTGCATCCTGCTTCGGTGATCTGGGCGCAGACACGTTCCAGATGGTCGCAAGTTTCGGCATGCACGCAGATGAGGTCGGCTCCGGCATCGGCGAAATGTTGAATATACCGGCCCGGGTCCTCGATCATCAGGTGACAGTCGAAGAAAAGTTTCGATTTTTCACGCATTGCCTTGATGATCGGCGGCCCGAAAGTGATGTTGGGCACGAACATGCCGTCCATGACATCAAGGTGAACCCATTCAAGGCCCGCATTTTCAAGAGCTTTCAGCTCGCTTTCCATGTTGGCAAAATCCGAGGAAAGCATGGAAGGGGAAAGTATCATGATATTTTACTCCGCTTAAGGACGATGTGTTGGGGAAAGGTGTACATTCAACCGGCGTCCCGTGCAAGTTTTCGGAAAATGTAAATCCGGCTGAGAGTGGTTTACGGCTGATTCGTGATGAGCCGTTCTGTCATGTATCCGAGTACACATCCCAGCACGAGCGACGAGATCAGAAGGGGAATGGTCGCAGTGACAGTGGTTTCCGCAATGAGGATGACCAGAGGAATGCCTGTCAGCAGCGCGATGAAAATGCCGGATACCGCGCCGGTCAGCGGCAGGCTGGCATAGGTGAGCAGCAGGCTGACACCGAACCAGTGCAGCAGGGTCGCGATACAGCCGTGCCAGCCCATGCCGAGAAAGACCAGCGGAATGACATTCAGGATTCCCGCAGCCATCCCGAGAAGCAGGGATTTTATGAATTTATCCATTTGCCCCTGTTGCCTCAGTCCCTGCTATTTGTCCATCTTGAAATCGACTTTGATCTTGAACAGCTTGTCCGCAGGCAGGTTGAGCACCTTGATGCCGGTTGCCTCGGTGATGGAAGCAAGAATGGCTTCCACAGCGTCCATGTCCGGTGCGATCAGCGCGAACCATACGTTGAATTCGTTCTCGCGCAGGTAGTTGTGGGTCACGCCGTCGTGCTTGTTCACTTCGGCGACGAATTCGTCGAGTTTGTCTTCCGGGCAGGAAGCGGCGCACAGGGTGGATTGCCAGCCCAGTGCTTTGGACGTGAAGTTTGCGCCCATCCTGCGGATGACGCCGGACTTCTTCAGGTCGCGTACCCGTTCGAGCACTTCGGCTTCGGGAAGCCCGACCTGTTTGCCGACCTCTTCGTAAGGCCGCGAGACCAGCGGGAAGTGAGACTGAATGATGTCCAAAATCTGTTTATCGTAACTGTCCATGAAGCGAGACTCCAAAGGCTTGCATATATGAATCGTGGTGCCCGAAAAGGGGGCGGAAAAATCTGGTGGAAGCCTTTTTCAAAACTTCCACCAGATGATCATTACTTTTTCGGTTTTTTCTTCGGCTGATACGAACAGAGCGGCTCTTCCTTGAGGTAGTGGCCGTTCATGGTCTGGGCGCGGGCACGGCAGCCGCCGCAGACTTTTTCGTATTCGCAGTACCCACATTTGCCGTCGTAGACATCCGGGTTTCTGAGGTTGAGAAACTGTTGTGATTTTTTCCAGATTTCCGGGAACGGGGTCTCGCGGGTCTGGCCGCAGTCGAGTTCGAGGTAACCGCAGGGCTGCACCTGTCCGCGATGGGAGATGAAGCAGAATCCTACGCCGCCGAGGCAGCCTCGGCTCACGGCGTCGAGGCCGAAGTTCTCGAAGTTGACCGGAGTGCCTTCTTCCTTGGCCCGTTGGCGCAGGATGCGGTGGTAATGCGGCGCACAGGTGGCCTTGAGCTGCATGTCGGTCGTCTTGCGGAAATCATAGAACCAGTTGAGCACGTCTTCGTATTCTTCGGCGGTGATGATCTCGGTGCCGAGCTCCACTGCGCGTCCGGTGGGAACGAGCAGGAATATGTGCCATGCGGACGCGCCGATCTCCTCGCAGAGATGGAAGATGTCCTTGAACAGGTGCAGGTTGTTCTTGGTGACCGTGGTGTTGATCTGGAATTCGATGCCCACGTCTTTGAGGTACTGGATGCCGCGCATGGACGCTTCGAACGCGCCGACTTCGCCGCGGAATTCGTCGTGCTGGGCGGCTTCGGGGGCGTCTATGGAGATGGAGCATCGTTCGATGCCTGCATCTTTCATCTGTTGCGCCGTCTCCGGTGTGATGAGCGTGCCGTTGGGTGCCATGACGCAGCGGAGGCCTTTGGTCTTGGCGTAGGCGATCAGTTCGTACACGTCGTGGCGCATCATGGGCTCGCCGCCGGTAAAGATAATGATCGGGCTGCCTACGTCCGGGAAGGTGTCGATGAGTGCCTTGGCCTCTTCGGTGGAGAGTTCTCCCTCGTACGGCTCAGGGTGCGCCTCGGCCCGACAGTGCTTGCAGGCGAGGTTGCAGGAACGGGTCACTTCCCATGCGATGAGTCGGCAGATGGGCGTCTCGCCGTCGTCGAGAAAACGCTTGGGCGCGGTCTCTGCGCCGGGATGTGCCTTGCCGTGAGGATGACCTCCGGGATGTCCGCCTTTGCCGTGGGGGTGTCCGCCGGGATGCCCGCCGGGATGTCCTTTGTGTTCGCTCATATTATTTTTTCAGCGCCTTCAAGACGTCTTCGGTAAAATAGGTGAGAATAAGGTCGGCCCCGGCGCGCTTGAACGCGACGAGGGATTCCATGACCACGCCCATTTCGTCGATCCAGTCGTTCTGGGCTGCGGCCTTGATCATCGAGTATTCGCCGCTGACCTGATAGACGGCCACGGGAGTATCGAAGTTGTCGCGGACCTGACGGACGATGTCGAGATAGGGCATGCCCGGTTTGACCATGAGGATGTCCGCGCCTTCTTCAAGGTCGGCCACGGCTTCACGCATGGCTTCGCGACCGTTGGGCGGGTCCATCTGATAGGTCTTGCGGTCACCGAACTGCGGTGTGGATTCAGCGGCCTCGCGGAACGGGCCGTAGAAAGATGATGCGTATTTTACCGCGTAGGACATGATTGGCGTGTTGATGAATCCGGCGTCGTCGAGCGCGGCGCGGATGGCAGCCACGCGGCCGTCCATCATGTCGGACGGGGCGACCATGTCGGCACCTGCACGAGCCTGTGCCACAGCGGCTTTTGCCAGAAGATTCAGGGTCGGATCATTCTGCACATAGTCGTTTTTCACGATGCCGCAGTGTCCGTGGGAGGTGTATTCGCACAGGCAGGTGTCGGCGCAGACCACGAGTTCCGGCCAACGGTCCTTGAGCAGGCGGATGGCTTTCTGCACGATGCCGCTGTCGTCATATGCCTGTGATCCGGTTTCGTCCTTTTCCGCCGGGATGCCGAACAGGATGCAGGATTTCAGTCCGTTTTCAACGGCCTCCCCCACCTTTTTCTCAAGCTGTTTCAGGGACAGCTGATACTGACCGGGCATGGACGATATTTCCTTCATGAAGGATTCATCGTCTGTTTCGACCACGAAATAGGGCATGATGAGGTCGTTGGCGGTGACCTCGTTTTCGCGCACCAGTTCACGCATGGCGAGGCTGTTGCGGAGCCTGCGTCCACGATAAAAATCAGAAGGAATCATATTCACTCCAGTACGAGAGATTCATTTTGAAATTTTCAATAAACCTTTTTGGAAAGTATGCAAAGAAGTGCATGCATTTTCACCTTCCACAACGGCCAACGCCGCCAAACGACATTGATGAAATACATTCATCTGTCATGGCGGCGTAGACCAAAAATTCTGGAAAGGGGTCTGGGGAAAACCTCGTTAACGAGGTTTTCCCCAGCCGCCGGATGCGTTCTTTTTACAGAGGTTCGCCGGTGATTTCCTCGTCGGTGAGGTAACAGGCGGGGTCCTGTGCCCAGAAGTCGTCATAGTAGGCTTCGGCACGGGCGCGGAAGTTACCGCCGCAGATATTGAGGAAACGGCACTTGGCGCAACGTCCCTTGACGTGCGGGCGCTTGTCCTTGAGCTTGTGCAGCAGCTCGATGTTCTCGTCCACCCAGATTTCGGAGAACGGGCGTTCGAGCACGTTGCCGAAGGTGTGGTGGCGCATGAACTGGTCGGCGTGGACCTTGCCGTCCCAGGAGATGCAGCCGATGCCGCGACCGGTGGAGTTGCCTTCGTTCATCTTGAGAAGTTCAAGCACTTCCTTGGCGCGTTCCGGGTCTTCCTTGAGCAGGCGGTGATAGACGTGCGGGCCGTCGGCGTGGTTGTCCACGGTGAGGACTTCCTTGGGCTTGCCCTTTTCGAACAGCGCTCTGGTCTCGTCCATGATGAGATCGACGACATCGCGGGTTTCCTGATGGTTCAGGTCTTCCTTGATGAGTTCGGAGCCTCGGCCGGAGTAGACGAGGTGGTAAAAACAGATGCGGGGAATCTCCATGTCTTCAATGAGTCTGAAGAGGTGGGGAATCTCGACGGCGTTGCGCTTGTTGATGGTGAAGCGAAGGCCGACCTTGAGGCCTTCGGCCATACAGTTCTCGACACCCTTGAGCGCCTGCTTGTAGGAGCCGGATACGCCGCGGAATTTGTCGTGAACCGCTTCGGCGCCGTCAATGGAGATGCCGACGTAGGAAAGGCCGACTTCCTTGAGCTCTTTGGCTTTCTTCTTGGTGATGAGTGTGCCGTTGGTGGAGATAACCGCACGCATGCCCTTGCTTGTAGCATATTTGGCGAGGTCGACGAGGTCTTCGCGGACCAGCGGTTCGCCGCCGGAAAAGAGCATGACGGGTGCGCCGAACTGGGCGAGATCGTCAATGATTGTCTTGGCTTGTTCGTTGGAAATGGGGTCCTTGTGTGCGCTGGGGTCAATGGCCTGTGCGTAACAGTGGACACATTTCAGGTTGCACCGCTGGGTCATGTTCCAGACCACGACGGGTTTTTTGTCTTTGGCGAACTGCAGCAGATGTGAGGGCAGTTGGCCGGATTCACGATTATAACGCAGGGCGTCGGACGGTTCGACTGCTCCGCAGTAAAGTTTGGAAATGCCTATCATGTAGTTAAAACCTCTCTTATGAAGTGAAGGCTTGGCGTACCACACAAAGAGTGCGGTGTAAAAGACGAAAAAGGGGCCGAAAAGCCCCTTTTGTTGCTCTGTTGAGCAATTTAATAATTATTCTTAGAAAGTCAAGTCGAGAACAGGGCCGTTATTCGGCCAGCCGGACTTCGACCCGTCGGTTTTTTTGCAGGTCTTCCTTGGTGGTGCCGTCCGTGAGCGGACGTGATTTTCCGTAGCCAACTGTCTGGATGAGGTCCGAGGGGATTCCCCACTTGTTGACCAGATATGTTTTGACTGCTTCAGCCCGTTTTTTCGATAGGGCTAGATTGTATTTTTCATCACCTTTGGCATCGGTATGTCCGCCGATGATAATACGTTTCCCCTTCAGTTCGGGAGTGCTCAGTGCTTCACCCACGGAATCGAGCAGCGGATAGGAGGCCGCGCGGATGGTGCTTTTGTCAAAGTCGAATTCCACGTTCAGGTTCACACCGTTGACCTGCGGGCGGTCTGTCTGTGCCTCGGGTGCGTCCGTTTCTTCGGGCAGGTTGCTTTCCATTTTTTCAGTGGCCGGAGGCGGCGGTGCGGTTGGCGTCAGATTGGCTTCGACGTCCCGGGCGTCCTGGGCAAACTGGTATCCGGCATCCGGTGAGGGCAGCCAAGCCTTGAGCGGAGTGGCCATGTCTCTGGCGATGGAACGGATGATTTTCTGAAATGGTCCCTGCGGCAAACGGGTGTCATGGCGGAAGTAGAAGTAGTCTTCGGGGAATTGGTCTTCGATCCTGCCCGACTGCATCATTGTCCACAGAAGATTGCCGGTTCCGGCTGAGTAGACGTTTATCTGAATGGTGATGGCTGTTTCATCCAGCGTGTTGCCTGCATAGAAATATGGAACCATGCCGAGCACCAGAAGGTCAGCACCTCGGCGTCGAGCCAGTTCCAATGCTCTGGTCAGCCCGAGATACCGGGTCCCCGGCTGGAACTCCATGATCGGGAACAACCGCTCTTCCATCCAGACATTATGAAATATCTGTGCAAACGATGTGGACAGGTATTCATAATCCGAATTGGGTTGCTGAATGGCAAAAGGGTGGAAATATGCTGTCAGGGGACGGTACTGTTTGCTTTTGGGGTGTACCGAAACTTGAAGTGACGATTTCCTGACGGGCGCATCGGTGTAGACTTTTGTTTGATCCGTAAGGGACGGGTCTACATATGCACATGCGGATAATGTGAGCAACAGCCCAAGAATAAATACTTTTTTCATGACGTTCACCGGATTGTGGTTGCAACCTTTCCGGGCCTTCGCGCCATGATCGTGACGCCCCCGGTTTTTATGCCGGGGAAAAAGCAAGTAGCGTGCCGCTATTGAAGCGTTTCAGTGGGCGAAGGGGCGGATTCAATGGAATCGAGCAACTGTTCACGGGATTCAAGGAGTCCCTGCCGGAGCAGGAGCCTTTTCCCCGTGGAAAGTTTCCGGAATTCGGGCCGGTCGGCCAGATCGCTCAATCGCTCCATTTCAACGAGCACGTTTCTGATGAGCTTCTGAATATCCCTGTCGCGCGGTCCGAGCTGTGACGCGAGGACAGCCAGATCACGGATGTCCTGCGCCATTTGCTTGAAGTTCTGCGGATTGATCTGCTTCGCAAGTTTGCGTTGCGCTTTCCACGCTTCGATTTTGTCTTTGAACCAACTCATGCTCTTTCCTTATACGGTGGGCAGTCCGCCCTGAAATACGGCCAGTGCCGCGATCATGCCGAGTAAAAGAGGTATAAGTGCCACGGGAATGACTTTGGAGAACGAGGTCTGGTGAATGTATTTCAGGCCGATGATGGTCAGGAAGAGTCCCCAGATGGCAGCAAAAAACATCCACGCCACTTCGATTTCCGCCATGGGCATGGGGAAAATGCCAAGCACGATGGGGGCGTTGGCATAGGTGAGCGCCCGGAAGGTCCCTTCAAAGCCCTTGTTGTCCGCACGCATGAGAATGAGCAGTACGTGGTAGATGGCGGTCATGACGAACTGGCCTGCGGCGATGAACGCGGGCAGGAACAGGAGCATGAGTACGGCGGCTGCCGAACCGGTTACCCCGCCGAGGCTTTCGGCTTCAGGAGCGCCGGACGTTGAAAGGCCGGCCAGTCCCCAGAAATACTGGGAGAAACTCTGGATCAAGGTCAGCAGAATGGTGAATGTCAGTGGTTTGGACAGTCCACCGCCCACTGGCATGACCGAGAAAAAGAGGCGAGGCGAAGTCAGGATCAGCTTGATGGTCATGTAAAGACCCTGAAAAAAGCCGTATCGGTCCAACTGTTCGAACGGCGGTGGTACGGACATGCCGTCCTGATCGTCGTCATCCGTCCTTTTGTCTGCCTGCATCGGATCGGGGAAATCGTCACTGAATTCTCCGGTCCATCCGGGTATGGGAGCCTGCTCGTTTCCGGCAGACGGCTGTTCTGTCTGTTCGGATTGTTCAGTCGCATTGCCGGAGGAGTATTTCGACCCGATGACCGGCGGCTTGCGCTGTGCGGGTTCTTCAGGCGGAGTCATATCTCCGAGTTTGTCCCACAGTTCGTCTTTCGGGTCTTCGCCCGGAGCGGTTATCGGGGGAAAGTCTGATTCTTCCCGAGTCTCGGCAAGAGGTGTTTCCTGTACCGGCTCTTGGGGAACGACCGGTTTCGTTTCCGGTTGTTGTTCCTGTGTCGGTTCCTGAACCGGTTCCGGCGTCGGTGCGGCAACCGGTTCAGGGTCGGTGAAGTCGAACCCATCTTCCGGCAGGTCGCGGAATTTGAATTTTGTCTGGCACTTCGGGCAGGTGGCGACCTGCGAGCGTGCGGGTATTTTTGATTCGTCAACCGTACGGCTGAACTGGCATTCCGGGCAGATTATTTCCATCGTCAATCCTTGAAAGACGTTTGAAGCGTGTTTTTTGTGTGCTCGTATCTATTTTGTACGGAAGAATCAAGCCGCGCGCAATGGGCTGCACACGGTTTGCCGTCGGCGTTTATGCCGGGTTCTCTTCCAGCAGCAGCACCTGAAGTGCTCCGGCAATGAAGGATACTTCGGGGAATTGCGCCCTGTCGAGACGCGGATAGTCGTCGTTGAGAACGTGCTGCACCGTGTCGCCGCTTGCTTCGTCAAAGCGTTTGAGTTTGGCGGTCAACTCTTCTGGAGTTTTTCTCAGGCGGCTGTAATGCAGAATGGGCGCGTCCAGGGTGAGGGCCACCCGGCCTTCTATGCCGGTCAATTTTTCATGGATAGGCCGTTCGAAA from uncultured Pseudodesulfovibrio sp. includes the following:
- a CDS encoding OmpA family protein; this encodes MKKVFILGLLLTLSACAYVDPSLTDQTKVYTDAPVRKSSLQVSVHPKSKQYRPLTAYFHPFAIQQPNSDYEYLSTSFAQIFHNVWMEERLFPIMEFQPGTRYLGLTRALELARRRGADLLVLGMVPYFYAGNTLDETAITIQINVYSAGTGNLLWTMMQSGRIEDQFPEDYFYFRHDTRLPQGPFQKIIRSIARDMATPLKAWLPSPDAGYQFAQDARDVEANLTPTAPPPPATEKMESNLPEETDAPEAQTDRPQVNGVNLNVEFDFDKSTIRAASYPLLDSVGEALSTPELKGKRIIIGGHTDAKGDEKYNLALSKKRAEAVKTYLVNKWGIPSDLIQTVGYGKSRPLTDGTTKEDLQKNRRVEVRLAE
- the ahbC gene encoding 12,18-didecarboxysiroheme deacetylase; protein product: MIGISKLYCGAVEPSDALRYNRESGQLPSHLLQFAKDKKPVVVWNMTQRCNLKCVHCYAQAIDPSAHKDPISNEQAKTIIDDLAQFGAPVMLFSGGEPLVREDLVDLAKYATSKGMRAVISTNGTLITKKKAKELKEVGLSYVGISIDGAEAVHDKFRGVSGSYKQALKGVENCMAEGLKVGLRFTINKRNAVEIPHLFRLIEDMEIPRICFYHLVYSGRGSELIKEDLNHQETRDVVDLIMDETRALFEKGKPKEVLTVDNHADGPHVYHRLLKEDPERAKEVLELLKMNEGNSTGRGIGCISWDGKVHADQFMRHHTFGNVLERPFSEIWVDENIELLHKLKDKRPHVKGRCAKCRFLNICGGNFRARAEAYYDDFWAQDPACYLTDEEITGEPL
- a CDS encoding ATP-binding cassette domain-containing protein — encoded protein: MAVVNLQDISINFTGTILLDKVSMQIEPGERVCLLGRNGEGKSTLLSIIEGITAPDSGSVDYAKGARVAMLPQEVPQDLGGYVYDVAAQGLGETGKHLSAYHTASRALAEASDATSTEDHEALVATLERAQHALEDAGGWPHHQTIETVLSHLKLNGDEPFDSLSGGTKRRALLARALVSGPDLLILDEPTNHLDIESINWLEDFLVRQSAALLFVTHDRAFLKRLATRIVELDRGHLYSWDCDYATYLKRKDADLEAEAKQNHNFDKKLAEEEAWIRRGIKARRTRNMGRVRDLRKMREEHKARRERTGSVKMVIQEADRTGKLVAEAKNICFAFDDTPDRPLISDFSTAIMRGDKVGLIGPNGAGKTTFLKILLRELEPNSGSIRHGVNLQVSYFDQMREQLDENKSARHNVADGNDFVDINGHRRHVMSHLKNFLFTPDRAKVPVSVLSGGERNRLLLARLFTHPSNVLVMDEPTNDLDVETLDLLEELLMDYPGTLLLVSHDRAFLNNVVTSTIAFEGNGHVAEYVGGYDDWLRQRPEKQTQSAKACKPKPAAEKPAQPKKKKLSYKEKYELEKKRDQLAAMPALIEKLESALEELQSKMSAPDYFKNSGEAMADDQNRLEKLEAELEAEYERWETLEAALEGVELD
- a CDS encoding AsnC family transcriptional regulator; the protein is MDSYDKQILDIIQSHFPLVSRPYEEVGKQVGLPEAEVLERVRDLKKSGVIRRMGANFTSKALGWQSTLCAASCPEDKLDEFVAEVNKHDGVTHNYLRENEFNVWFALIAPDMDAVEAILASITEATGIKVLNLPADKLFKIKVDFKMDK
- a CDS encoding YIP1 family protein, giving the protein MEIICPECQFSRTVDESKIPARSQVATCPKCQTKFKFRDLPEDGFDFTDPEPVAAPTPEPVQEPTQEQQPETKPVVPQEPVQETPLAETREESDFPPITAPGEDPKDELWDKLGDMTPPEEPAQRKPPVIGSKYSSGNATEQSEQTEQPSAGNEQAPIPGWTGEFSDDFPDPMQADKRTDDDDQDGMSVPPPFEQLDRYGFFQGLYMTIKLILTSPRLFFSVMPVGGGLSKPLTFTILLTLIQSFSQYFWGLAGLSTSGAPEAESLGGVTGSAAAVLMLLFLPAFIAAGQFVMTAIYHVLLILMRADNKGFEGTFRALTYANAPIVLGIFPMPMAEIEVAWMFFAAIWGLFLTIIGLKYIHQTSFSKVIPVALIPLLLGMIAALAVFQGGLPTV
- the hemB gene encoding porphobilinogen synthase is translated as MIPSDFYRGRRLRNSLAMRELVRENEVTANDLIMPYFVVETDDESFMKEISSMPGQYQLSLKQLEKKVGEAVENGLKSCILFGIPAEKDETGSQAYDDSGIVQKAIRLLKDRWPELVVCADTCLCEYTSHGHCGIVKNDYVQNDPTLNLLAKAAVAQARAGADMVAPSDMMDGRVAAIRAALDDAGFINTPIMSYAVKYASSFYGPFREAAESTPQFGDRKTYQMDPPNGREAMREAVADLEEGADILMVKPGMPYLDIVRQVRDNFDTPVAVYQVSGEYSMIKAAAQNDWIDEMGVVMESLVAFKRAGADLILTYFTEDVLKALKK
- the ahbD gene encoding heme b synthase, translated to MSEHKGHPGGHPGGHPHGKGGHPGGHPHGKAHPGAETAPKRFLDDGETPICRLIAWEVTRSCNLACKHCRAEAHPEPYEGELSTEEAKALIDTFPDVGSPIIIFTGGEPMMRHDVYELIAYAKTKGLRCVMAPNGTLITPETAQQMKDAGIERCSISIDAPEAAQHDEFRGEVGAFEASMRGIQYLKDVGIEFQINTTVTKNNLHLFKDIFHLCEEIGASAWHIFLLVPTGRAVELGTEIITAEEYEDVLNWFYDFRKTTDMQLKATCAPHYHRILRQRAKEEGTPVNFENFGLDAVSRGCLGGVGFCFISHRGQVQPCGYLELDCGQTRETPFPEIWKKSQQFLNLRNPDVYDGKCGYCEYEKVCGGCRARAQTMNGHYLKEEPLCSYQPKKKPKK
- the rpe gene encoding ribulose-phosphate 3-epimerase; translation: MILSPSMLSSDFANMESELKALENAGLEWVHLDVMDGMFVPNITFGPPIIKAMREKSKLFFDCHLMIEDPGRYIQHFADAGADLICVHAETCDHLERVCAQITEAGCKPAVALNPHTPLETIKYLIPQLYMVLIMSVNPGFGGQKFIPFCLDKVRELKGMITDAGADTLIQIDGGVTAENAKELTDAGVDVLVSGSAFFGFPPYAERHKVFQDACK